A stretch of the Paenibacillus dendritiformis genome encodes the following:
- a CDS encoding sensor histidine kinase, with translation MTFWRFMKDRLLLVLACFAALFVALLVVWLDLGIGQRYVYGGSLTYIFVLGGAVILLGLIYDYSRQRRWFREMKNAEENASSNDFTLCLQHPQTQEQERVHGLISRQYSAYMDELLTMQKNREQHLHFTNQWVHHMKTPVSVLHLISQQTPQPLSLEETEQLLRSIAEETDRLARGLDMMLHTARMEKFDLDLHVTGLSLQHVIRQVINQNKKALIRHQIYPKVTPGDTMVESDEKWLAFILTQLVTNAIKYMKDKEGAKSLQFTVQQTDGAVQLRVQDEGVGIEPHDIPRIFDAFFTGENGRREGDATGMGLYLVKQVCGRLGHTISVESEPQAGTTFTLGFHSDGIHRI, from the coding sequence ATGACCTTTTGGCGTTTCATGAAGGATCGGCTGCTCCTGGTGCTCGCCTGCTTCGCCGCTCTGTTCGTCGCCCTGCTTGTCGTATGGTTGGACCTCGGGATCGGGCAGCGATATGTCTACGGCGGGAGCCTGACCTATATATTCGTGCTGGGCGGAGCCGTTATCCTCCTTGGGTTAATCTACGACTATTCGCGGCAGCGGCGCTGGTTCCGCGAGATGAAGAACGCGGAGGAGAATGCGAGCAGCAATGATTTCACGCTCTGCCTGCAGCATCCGCAGACGCAGGAGCAGGAGCGGGTTCACGGCTTGATCAGCCGCCAGTACAGCGCCTATATGGACGAGCTGCTGACGATGCAGAAGAACCGCGAGCAGCATCTTCATTTTACGAATCAGTGGGTTCATCACATGAAGACGCCGGTATCGGTTCTTCATCTGATCTCGCAGCAGACGCCTCAGCCGCTGTCGCTGGAAGAGACGGAGCAGCTGCTTCGAAGCATCGCGGAAGAGACGGATCGGCTCGCGCGCGGGCTCGACATGATGCTGCATACGGCCCGCATGGAGAAGTTCGACCTCGATCTGCATGTGACGGGACTCTCGCTGCAGCATGTCATCCGGCAGGTCATCAACCAGAATAAGAAAGCACTCATTCGGCATCAGATCTATCCGAAGGTCACGCCCGGCGACACGATGGTCGAGAGCGATGAGAAGTGGCTGGCGTTCATTCTGACCCAACTGGTCACGAACGCGATCAAATATATGAAGGATAAGGAAGGGGCCAAGTCGCTTCAGTTCACGGTGCAGCAGACGGACGGCGCCGTGCAGCTCCGGGTGCAGGATGAGGGTGTCGGCATCGAGCCGCATGATATCCCGCGCATCTTCGATGCCTTCTTCACCGGGGAGAATGGACGAAGGGAAGGAGATGCCACCGGAATGGGGCTCTATCTGGTCAAGCAGGTGTGCGGCAGGCTCGGTCATACGATCAGCGTCGAGTCGGAGCCGCAGGCGGGCACGACCTTCACGTTGGGCTTCCATTCCGACGGCATCCACCGCATATGA
- a CDS encoding response regulator transcription factor, producing the protein MYRIMIVEDDDKIASILQSSLEKYDYKVTRATDFKALKEELLAINPDLILLDIHLPAYDGFYWCRQFRMVTNAPIIFVSARTGEMDQVMAIENGGDDFITKPFHLDVLLAKVKGVLRRTYGEYASNSGGEELVVHGLSLHRSRNTLEWKGNRVDLTKNEALLLAVLMERAGHIVSRETLLETLWDDVDFVDDNTLTVNVTRVRKKLEEIGIHKAIETMRGQGYRLQASWTEDGDWA; encoded by the coding sequence ATGTATCGGATTATGATCGTTGAAGATGATGACAAGATTGCTTCCATTCTGCAATCGTCACTGGAGAAGTATGATTACAAAGTGACGCGGGCGACCGATTTCAAGGCGCTGAAGGAAGAACTGCTTGCGATAAATCCGGATTTGATTTTGCTCGATATTCATTTGCCGGCCTATGACGGATTCTATTGGTGCCGGCAGTTCCGGATGGTCACCAATGCCCCGATTATTTTCGTATCCGCGCGCACCGGAGAGATGGATCAGGTGATGGCCATCGAGAACGGGGGCGACGATTTCATTACGAAGCCGTTCCATCTTGATGTGCTGCTGGCGAAGGTGAAGGGCGTCCTGCGCCGGACCTACGGAGAGTACGCTTCCAACAGCGGCGGGGAGGAACTGGTCGTGCATGGCCTGAGCCTCCACCGTTCCCGGAATACGCTGGAATGGAAGGGGAACCGCGTCGATCTGACGAAGAACGAGGCGCTGCTGCTCGCCGTGCTCATGGAACGCGCCGGCCATATCGTATCCCGGGAGACGCTGCTGGAGACGCTGTGGGATGATGTCGACTTCGTGGACGATAACACGCTGACCGTGAATGTGACCCGCGTGCGCAAGAAGCTGGAGGAGATCGGCATTCATAAAGCGATCGAGACGATGCGCGGACAGGGATACCGCTTGCAAGCCTCGTGGACGGAAGACGGGGATTGGGCATGA
- a CDS encoding DUF485 domain-containing protein → MKHERVNYGQMAKSSRFHTLIQSKKRFIIPLTVFFFLFYFALPILTSYTTILNRPAVGAISWAWLFAFAQFIMTWVLCVLYARRAAKFDKLVAEINQEWSGERE, encoded by the coding sequence ATGAAGCATGAACGCGTAAATTACGGCCAGATGGCCAAGTCGTCCCGGTTTCACACGTTAATCCAGAGCAAGAAGCGATTTATTATCCCGTTGACCGTCTTCTTTTTCCTCTTCTATTTCGCCCTGCCGATCCTGACTTCCTACACCACGATCTTGAACCGGCCCGCGGTTGGCGCGATCTCCTGGGCCTGGCTATTCGCCTTCGCCCAATTCATCATGACATGGGTCCTATGTGTCCTCTACGCCCGCAGAGCGGCCAAATTCGATAAACTGGTGGCCGAAATCAATCAGGAATGGAGTGGGGAACGCGAATGA
- a CDS encoding cation acetate symporter — translation MSTTAFILFLAIVMLTMVITYIAAKKTRSASDFYTAGGGLKGWQNGLAIAGDYMSAASFLGIAGSIALVGFDGFFYSIGFLVAYLVVLYLVAEPLRNLGKFTLADMIAARFNNMKIRGVAALNTVTISTFYMIAQLVGAGALIKLLLGIDYVWAVLIVGCLMTLYVVFGGMHATSWVQIIKAILLMGGTFLLSILVFSKFNFSLTGMFEQMKTATPLGEAFLNPGNKYTNPLDTLSLNLGLVLGTAGLPHILIRFFTVKDAPTARSSVVYATWVIGLFYILTIFLGFGAAAFVGNEAILAADKGGNMAAPLLAQALGGDFFFALISAVAFATILAVVTGLVLSAASAFAHDFYNHILRKGKANEREQMKAARFASIGVSALSIALALLASKLNVAFLVGLAFAVAASANLPVILFTIFWRRFNTTGAISGMLTGLLSAIALVAVSPSIWDPSGKAIFIGEPLITLTNPGIISIPLGFIGAWIGTIVSSRSKDADAKFDEVLVKANTGIHM, via the coding sequence ATGAGCACAACGGCGTTCATTTTGTTCTTGGCCATCGTGATGCTGACCATGGTCATTACATATATCGCGGCGAAGAAGACGCGCAGCGCATCGGATTTCTATACGGCTGGCGGCGGCCTGAAGGGCTGGCAGAACGGGTTGGCCATCGCGGGAGATTATATGTCCGCGGCCTCGTTCCTCGGCATCGCCGGTTCGATCGCTCTCGTCGGCTTCGACGGCTTCTTCTATTCGATCGGCTTCCTCGTCGCCTATCTCGTCGTCCTGTATCTTGTCGCGGAGCCTCTGCGCAATCTCGGCAAGTTCACCTTGGCCGACATGATTGCCGCCCGCTTCAATAATATGAAAATCCGGGGCGTAGCCGCCCTGAACACAGTCACCATCTCCACCTTCTACATGATCGCCCAGCTCGTCGGGGCCGGCGCGCTTATCAAGCTGCTCCTCGGCATCGATTATGTATGGGCCGTCCTCATCGTCGGCTGCCTGATGACGCTGTACGTCGTCTTCGGCGGAATGCATGCCACCTCGTGGGTGCAGATCATCAAGGCGATCCTGCTCATGGGCGGGACCTTCCTGCTCTCCATCCTCGTCTTCTCCAAGTTCAACTTCAGTCTGACCGGCATGTTCGAGCAGATGAAGACGGCGACGCCGCTAGGGGAAGCCTTTCTCAATCCGGGCAACAAGTATACCAATCCGCTGGATACGCTATCGCTCAATCTCGGACTGGTGCTCGGAACCGCCGGGCTGCCGCATATTCTGATCCGCTTCTTCACCGTGAAGGACGCGCCGACGGCCCGTTCCTCGGTCGTCTATGCCACCTGGGTGATCGGCCTGTTCTACATCCTGACCATCTTCCTCGGCTTCGGCGCCGCCGCCTTCGTCGGGAACGAAGCGATACTCGCGGCGGACAAGGGCGGCAACATGGCCGCGCCGCTTCTGGCCCAGGCGCTCGGCGGCGATTTCTTCTTCGCGCTGATCTCGGCTGTCGCGTTCGCGACCATTCTCGCTGTCGTCACCGGCCTCGTCCTCTCGGCCGCCTCCGCGTTCGCGCATGATTTCTACAACCATATCCTGCGCAAGGGCAAGGCCAATGAACGCGAGCAGATGAAGGCCGCCCGCTTCGCCTCCATCGGCGTATCGGCGCTGTCAATCGCGCTGGCGCTCCTCGCCTCGAAGCTGAATGTCGCCTTCCTGGTCGGCCTTGCCTTCGCTGTCGCGGCCAGCGCGAACCTTCCGGTCATTCTGTTCACGATCTTCTGGCGCCGCTTCAATACGACGGGGGCGATCAGCGGCATGCTCACCGGATTGCTGTCGGCGATTGCGCTGGTCGCCGTCTCCCCAAGCATCTGGGATCCGTCCGGCAAAGCAATCTTCATCGGCGAGCCGCTTATCACGCTCACGAACCCGGGCATCATCTCGATCCCGCTCGGCTTCATCGGCGCCTGGATCGGTACGATCGTGTCGTCCCGCAGCAAGGATGCGGACGCGAAGTTCGATGAGGTGCTGGTCAAAGCCAATACCGGCATTCATATGTAA
- the ric gene encoding iron-sulfur cluster repair di-iron protein, giving the protein MFTEEMTVRDAVLRYPAASDLFKRLKIDFCCGGNRPIREAAAERGYAAEEVISELNRMREAAPATGTGVDWQFMSSRSLIEYIVNKHHRYLRDQLPAITANVARVYHVHGGDQPHLAKVHETFMQLKMELEAHIAKEEESHFPLILRYEDDAEGTAAEARAVVAELAGEHDGAGALLKRLREATSDFTPPEGACTTYRVAYARLEELESMTFEHVHLENNVLFPRIAG; this is encoded by the coding sequence ATGTTTACGGAGGAGATGACGGTACGCGATGCCGTGCTGCGTTATCCGGCGGCGAGCGATTTATTTAAACGGTTGAAAATCGATTTCTGCTGCGGGGGCAACCGGCCGATACGCGAAGCCGCCGCGGAACGGGGATATGCGGCAGAAGAGGTTATCAGCGAGTTGAACCGGATGCGCGAAGCGGCTCCTGCGACGGGAACGGGCGTCGACTGGCAGTTCATGTCTTCCCGTTCGCTGATTGAATATATCGTGAATAAGCATCATCGTTACTTGCGCGATCAGCTCCCGGCCATCACGGCGAATGTGGCGCGGGTGTATCATGTGCATGGGGGAGATCAACCCCATCTTGCCAAGGTGCATGAGACGTTCATGCAGTTGAAGATGGAGCTGGAGGCGCATATCGCGAAGGAAGAAGAGTCTCATTTCCCGCTTATCCTCCGGTATGAGGACGATGCGGAAGGAACTGCGGCGGAAGCGCGGGCCGTCGTAGCGGAGCTGGCCGGGGAGCATGACGGGGCCGGGGCCCTGCTCAAGCGGCTGCGGGAGGCGACCTCGGATTTCACGCCGCCGGAAGGCGCCTGCACGACCTACCGCGTCGCCTATGCGCGGCTGGAGGAGCTGGAGTCGATGACCTTCGAGCATGTTCATTTGGAAAATAATGTGCTGTTCCCGCGCATTGCCGGGTAA
- a CDS encoding DegV family protein, with the protein MTIHIITDGSSDLTPELVEQYGIHVVPLYVRFGQDVLTSDMNTDSFYERMREEHELPSTASPSPADFYHMYRSLGTDKDILVLSLTSQLSSTYHHALMAKTMYEEEGHPNRIEVLDTKTASMGLGLLAVRAAQLARAGEELQDLMAKMVHFIKHTRTYFTLDTLENVIRGGRLSRIKGTVASMLNIKLLMEASEEGSIEVLEKIRGTQKTLRRLIDKVGDAWHQVDKNWIALAHSNCEERAKAFLRDLMDKYPFDQVLFVNMGPVIGTYAGEGGVLISYQEAPALS; encoded by the coding sequence ATGACCATTCACATCATCACGGACGGAAGCTCAGACCTGACGCCGGAGCTGGTGGAGCAGTACGGCATCCACGTCGTTCCGCTGTACGTTCGATTCGGGCAAGACGTATTGACATCCGATATGAATACGGATTCTTTCTATGAACGGATGCGGGAGGAGCACGAGCTGCCGAGTACAGCGAGTCCTTCGCCTGCCGACTTTTATCATATGTATCGGTCTCTTGGAACCGACAAGGACATTCTCGTGTTGTCGCTGACCTCTCAACTGAGCAGCACCTACCATCACGCGCTGATGGCCAAGACGATGTATGAAGAAGAAGGGCATCCGAACCGGATCGAGGTGCTGGATACGAAGACGGCGTCGATGGGGCTTGGACTGCTGGCCGTGCGGGCGGCCCAATTGGCCCGGGCGGGGGAAGAGCTGCAGGACCTGATGGCGAAGATGGTTCATTTTATTAAGCATACACGGACTTATTTTACATTGGATACGCTGGAAAATGTCATCCGCGGCGGCCGGTTGAGCCGGATTAAGGGGACGGTCGCTTCAATGCTGAATATTAAGCTGCTGATGGAGGCAAGCGAAGAAGGCTCGATTGAAGTGCTGGAAAAAATCCGCGGCACCCAGAAGACGCTGCGGCGGCTGATCGACAAGGTGGGCGACGCATGGCATCAGGTCGACAAAAACTGGATTGCGCTCGCTCATTCCAACTGCGAGGAGCGCGCCAAAGCGTTTCTCCGCGATTTAATGGACAAGTATCCGTTCGATCAGGTGCTGTTCGTCAATATGGGGCCGGTAATCGGAACCTATGCCGGTGAGGGCGGCGTCCTCATTTCTTATCAGGAGGCGCCTGCACTGTCGTAG
- a CDS encoding cob(I)yrinic acid a,c-diamide adenosyltransferase: protein MGIYTRTGDGGKTSVIRGRVDKDHARVEAYGTVDELNTFISSAIRQAESVGEPGLAAELTGIQQYLFDCSHDLAVVSPEFRPYRLATEAVEQLERRMEEHPPAQPLQSGYPDSPLSAKLMVCRGVCRRAERRIVTLMRDEIASKVVLQYINRLSTYLWWLADRVSGKQGKR, encoded by the coding sequence TTGGGTATTTACACAAGGACGGGAGACGGCGGCAAGACGAGTGTCATTCGCGGGCGGGTGGACAAGGATCATGCACGGGTGGAAGCTTACGGCACGGTCGACGAATTGAACACCTTCATAAGCTCGGCCATCCGCCAGGCGGAGAGCGTTGGAGAACCCGGGCTAGCGGCCGAATTGACGGGCATCCAGCAATATCTGTTCGATTGCAGCCATGATCTGGCCGTCGTCTCTCCCGAATTCCGGCCCTACCGGCTTGCGACGGAGGCGGTCGAACAATTGGAACGGCGCATGGAGGAGCATCCCCCGGCGCAGCCGCTTCAATCCGGCTACCCGGATAGCCCCCTGTCTGCCAAGCTGATGGTGTGCCGCGGCGTATGCCGGCGGGCAGAACGGCGAATCGTCACCTTGATGCGTGATGAGATCGCCTCGAAGGTCGTATTGCAATATATCAATCGGTTATCAACGTACTTATGGTGGCTTGCGGACCGCGTGAGCGGGAAGCAGGGCAAGCGGTAG
- a CDS encoding winged helix-turn-helix transcriptional regulator, with protein sequence MESHHLGMCPRFESAFCVLGKRWNGLLIQVLLSGPKRFKDISALIPAMSDKMLSERMKDLEAAGIVVRNVYPETPVRIEYELTDKGLALQPVMEAIQHWAETWVSEPSDCGAPDESAESDSGDS encoded by the coding sequence ATGGAATCCCATCATTTGGGGATGTGTCCCCGTTTTGAATCCGCATTCTGTGTATTAGGCAAGCGCTGGAACGGGCTTCTTATTCAGGTTCTGCTCAGCGGGCCGAAGCGGTTCAAAGATATTTCCGCGCTCATTCCTGCGATGAGCGACAAGATGCTAAGCGAGCGAATGAAGGATTTGGAGGCAGCCGGCATTGTCGTGCGCAATGTGTATCCGGAGACGCCGGTGCGCATTGAGTACGAGCTGACCGACAAGGGGCTGGCGCTGCAGCCGGTCATGGAAGCCATCCAACATTGGGCCGAGACATGGGTGAGCGAACCGTCAGACTGCGGGGCGCCGGATGAATCCGCGGAGTCCGATTCGGGCGATTCTTGA
- a CDS encoding CapA family protein: MSTFRESRRERHRRLKQRRRRKWTAALASAAAALLVSAGILLHAMDGARLDRGEQASAAPYGPPPATGKTGETGKTGETGEYGKGAPLPPVNVSGPGETPIDASDGPIRLVFAGDALMDWSVKETIRKKGPDYPFVHVAEEIQEADFAIVNLETAVTFHDQKDANQLFNFKSDPISLEGLKNAGFDLVSIANNHTLDFKQKGFLDTLANLEHYELPYMGGGKNREEAYRAHEVTIKGKRIKFLAFSRFIPQTYWFAADERPGIAEAYNKSSVLPVIRRESRDCDYLFVYMHWGVEKNNKPEPWQRTYAREMIDAGADGIVGSHVHVLQGFEWYNGKPIAYSIGNFLFPDYVKGKNADTGLLTLTIENGEIRMSFSPYQIYKDQIIKKDDAYVKRQLKYLESISYGVAIGGDRAIEAIQAKPPAPGKR; this comes from the coding sequence TTGAGCACATTTCGGGAATCACGCCGCGAGCGCCATCGGCGGCTGAAGCAGCGCCGCAGGCGAAAATGGACAGCGGCGCTCGCGAGCGCCGCCGCCGCCCTGCTGGTCTCCGCCGGCATCCTCCTCCACGCGATGGATGGAGCGCGGCTGGATCGCGGAGAGCAGGCGTCAGCCGCTCCGTACGGGCCCCCGCCCGCGACAGGCAAGACCGGCGAGACCGGGAAGACGGGGGAGACGGGGGAGTACGGTAAAGGTGCGCCCCTGCCCCCGGTTAACGTCTCCGGACCCGGCGAGACGCCCATTGACGCGTCAGACGGGCCGATTCGTCTCGTGTTCGCGGGCGACGCGCTTATGGACTGGTCGGTCAAGGAGACGATTCGCAAGAAAGGCCCGGACTATCCGTTCGTGCATGTAGCCGAGGAGATTCAAGAAGCCGACTTCGCCATCGTCAACCTGGAGACCGCGGTCACCTTCCATGACCAAAAAGATGCGAACCAGCTGTTCAATTTCAAATCGGACCCGATCTCCCTGGAAGGATTGAAAAATGCCGGCTTCGATCTCGTCTCGATCGCCAACAATCATACGCTCGACTTCAAGCAGAAAGGCTTTCTCGATACGCTCGCCAATCTGGAGCATTACGAGCTGCCCTATATGGGCGGCGGCAAAAACCGCGAGGAGGCCTATCGCGCCCATGAAGTGACGATCAAAGGGAAGCGCATCAAATTCCTCGCCTTCTCCCGCTTCATTCCCCAGACGTACTGGTTCGCCGCGGATGAACGGCCGGGCATCGCGGAGGCGTACAACAAATCGAGCGTGCTGCCCGTCATTCGCCGGGAGAGCCGGGATTGCGATTATTTATTCGTCTACATGCATTGGGGCGTCGAGAAGAATAACAAGCCCGAGCCTTGGCAGCGCACGTATGCCCGCGAGATGATAGACGCCGGAGCCGACGGCATCGTCGGCAGCCATGTGCACGTGCTGCAAGGCTTTGAATGGTACAACGGCAAGCCGATTGCCTACTCGATAGGCAACTTTCTTTTCCCGGACTACGTGAAGGGGAAAAATGCGGATACGGGCCTGCTCACGCTGACGATTGAGAATGGCGAGATTCGAATGTCCTTCAGTCCGTATCAAATCTATAAGGATCAGATCATCAAGAAGGATGACGCCTACGTGAAGCGGCAGTTGAAGTATTTGGAGTCTATCTCCTATGGCGTGGCCATTGGCGGCGACCGGGCGATCGAGGCGATACAGGCGAAGCCTCCGGCTCCCGGCAAGCGTTAA
- a CDS encoding GNAT family N-acetyltransferase, translating to MEQIRMLQPLDYEQAVQLSDKVFRNSRQISMEHGFPYLFSPVYAHSYGVFRDDKLIAHMGLLPAKLRIGTARLPVFSLGSVCTEPEARGSGVATELLHRVMRHVDDMGAAMLFISGGRSLYRRNRCYSFGRLTAYTLNAGANRDAAMRKSKEAAGDACLREISSFDCFAFHDLTLRHTAAFDMSVWDLAGLKDAAAYASCREMKPKLYGLERGGALTAYAYVLKPKPSQTDRLPIVLEYGGSDAPQIVRLLQAMPAFERLEVIVPWQDDAMRRELSPCPAQIRPNDGTVYVPSMERLIRQLRDWWQSAGSPAARIEADDLGDGQVRLRYPDAEAAVLSEEETIRLLFEPKADVPLPESWPRDLRITVPLPPLTGLYYI from the coding sequence ATGGAACAAATACGAATGCTGCAGCCGCTCGATTACGAGCAGGCGGTGCAATTGTCGGACAAGGTGTTCCGCAACAGCCGGCAAATCTCAATGGAACACGGCTTCCCATACTTGTTCTCGCCCGTGTATGCCCATTCCTACGGCGTATTCCGGGACGATAAGCTTATCGCCCATATGGGGCTCCTGCCTGCCAAGCTGCGCATCGGCACGGCCCGCCTGCCCGTCTTCTCGCTCGGTTCCGTCTGCACCGAGCCGGAAGCCCGGGGCAGCGGAGTCGCGACCGAGCTGCTGCATCGCGTCATGCGCCATGTCGACGATATGGGGGCGGCGATGCTCTTCATCTCGGGCGGCCGTTCCCTGTACCGCCGGAACCGCTGTTATTCGTTCGGCCGCTTGACTGCGTATACATTGAATGCCGGGGCGAACCGGGACGCCGCCATGCGGAAGTCGAAAGAAGCGGCGGGCGATGCTTGCCTTCGCGAGATCTCCAGCTTCGACTGCTTCGCCTTCCATGACTTGACGCTGCGGCATACGGCGGCCTTCGATATGAGCGTGTGGGATCTGGCCGGCCTGAAGGATGCCGCCGCCTACGCGTCGTGCCGGGAGATGAAGCCGAAGCTCTACGGGCTGGAACGCGGCGGGGCGCTTACGGCGTATGCTTACGTGCTGAAGCCCAAGCCTTCTCAGACCGATCGGCTGCCGATCGTGCTCGAATACGGCGGATCCGACGCTCCGCAGATCGTGCGTTTGCTGCAGGCTATGCCGGCCTTCGAGCGGCTGGAGGTCATCGTTCCATGGCAGGACGATGCCATGCGCCGCGAGCTGTCCCCCTGCCCGGCCCAGATCCGCCCCAATGACGGCACGGTATATGTTCCGTCCATGGAGCGGCTCATCCGTCAGCTTCGGGACTGGTGGCAGTCGGCCGGATCGCCTGCCGCCCGCATCGAAGCGGATGATCTCGGAGACGGCCAGGTCCGCCTTCGCTACCCGGATGCGGAAGCAGCCGTATTGTCCGAGGAAGAGACAATACGGCTGCTGTTCGAGCCGAAGGCGGACGTTCCGCTGCCGGAATCATGGCCGCGCGATCTCCGCATAACGGTTCCGCTGCCGCCGCTGACCGGCTTATATTATATCTGA
- a CDS encoding LutC/YkgG family protein — protein MERHAFLAAIASRLGRSGPLTEAPAHLYRGVPGEYRERMGRLNADERLKLFVSNWTALTGEAVIVPREEAAAGIGEMLARFRQRGPLERVLYADTEELRGYGVPRVLQEQGLSGVPWTEDQDNEAELEQLGLPGPGEAGALAGAKWQARSPLLRAAERCQLGIVAPAAAIANTGTLAVWSAGRQGRSVSLLPGMLLAILPAGRIVARMGEAFERVNGKAAREGGLPASLNLITGPSRSADIENDLTIGVHGPGVVGVVIVTSSGT, from the coding sequence ATGGAGCGTCATGCGTTTCTCGCCGCGATTGCGTCCCGGCTCGGCCGTTCCGGACCGTTGACGGAAGCGCCGGCCCATCTGTACCGGGGCGTGCCGGGGGAATATCGGGAACGGATGGGAAGACTGAACGCCGATGAGCGCCTGAAGCTGTTCGTCAGCAACTGGACGGCGCTCACCGGCGAAGCGGTCATCGTGCCGAGGGAGGAAGCGGCGGCGGGCATCGGGGAGATGCTGGCCCGCTTCCGGCAGCGGGGCCCGCTGGAGCGCGTGCTCTATGCGGACACGGAGGAGCTGCGCGGGTACGGCGTGCCGCGGGTGCTGCAGGAGCAGGGCTTGAGCGGGGTTCCTTGGACGGAAGATCAAGACAATGAAGCCGAGCTGGAGCAATTGGGCCTGCCCGGGCCCGGCGAAGCGGGAGCGCTCGCCGGCGCGAAGTGGCAGGCGCGAAGCCCGCTGCTGCGCGCCGCCGAGCGGTGCCAGCTCGGCATCGTCGCGCCCGCGGCCGCAATCGCCAACACCGGCACGCTGGCGGTATGGTCCGCCGGGCGGCAAGGCCGCTCGGTCAGCCTGCTGCCGGGCATGCTGCTCGCCATACTGCCGGCCGGGCGGATCGTGGCCCGGATGGGCGAGGCCTTCGAGCGGGTGAACGGGAAGGCGGCCCGGGAAGGCGGCCTGCCGGCCTCGCTGAATCTGATCACGGGGCCGAGCCGCAGCGCCGATATCGAGAATGATCTCACGATCGGCGTTCACGGCCCGGGTGTGGTGGGTGTCGTCATTGTGACATCGTCGGGCACGTAG